One window of the Trifolium pratense cultivar HEN17-A07 linkage group LG2, ARS_RC_1.1, whole genome shotgun sequence genome contains the following:
- the LOC123905598 gene encoding chloroplast processing peptidase-like, with protein sequence MSFLRPSAMYNFVFTYPSSRWMPCQSWGFLRWPGLEGFFRLLVVFLLWSTFSQLCYIPSSSMYPTLRVGDRIIVEKASYYIWNPAIHDIVTFRDPTQHCEDNTDVIFIKRVVAKEGDTVEVHHGGLYVNGVAQEEDFVVEPPTYTTELTYVPQGHVYVLGDNRNNSYDSHVWGPLPMKNIVGRYAMRCLRPVN encoded by the exons ATGAGCTTCTTGAGGCCATCTGCTATGTACAATTTTGTGTTTACTTATCCTTCATCACGATGGATGCCATGTCAAAGTTGGGGATTCCTTCGATGGCCGGGTCTTGAAGGCTTCTTTAGGCTTTTGGTGGTTTTTCTTCTTTGGTCTACCTTTTCTCAGCTATGCTACATACCTTCTTCTTCTATGTACCCTACCCTTCGTGTTGGCGATCGAATTATTGTCGAAAAG GCTTCATATTACATCTGGAATCCTGCTATACATGATATTGTGACATTTCGGGATCCAACGCAG CATTGTGAAGACAACACAGatgtgatttttattaaaagaGTTGTTGCAAAAGAAGGCGACACTGTTGAG GTTCATCATGGAGGACTCTATGTCAATGGTGTCGCTCAAGAGGAGGATTTCGTGGTAGAGCCACCGACATACACAACCGAATTAACT TATGTTCCACAAGGCCATGTTTATGTGTTGGGTGATAATCGCAACAATAGCTATGATTCTCATGTATG GGGACCACTTCCTATGAAAAACATAGTTGGACGATACGCCATGCGCTGTCTCAGACCAGTAAATTGA
- the LOC123905596 gene encoding uncharacterized protein LOC123905596, whose amino-acid sequence MIAQHFCIVLLLLLAFPLLWATEDYSSSTTTSDSIIFTTLGRAFYAFDIYSLPIHNPHNELQLTDGHSVNFNGHFISNHASIKLPTDQNPPPLQLVYVTERNGFPTIYYDAVYTESEKDITNRIQLPLLQTESESQVSIKDKPTLTTDGEYLIYVSTHENPRVPRVSWTAVYSTHLKTGKTKRLTPYGVADFSPAVSPSGKWTAVASYGGQGWSGEVEDLTTDIYVFLTKDGTQRYKVVEHGGWPSWIDDRTIYFHRRGNDGWWSIYRVILSADSISSDSVIIERVTPPGLHAFTPATSPGNNKFIAVATRRADSSFRHIELFDLVNNEFKELTRLVSPNVHHLNPFISPDSTRVGYHKCRGKESSNSSPQFLLENVQSPVPNLTLFQFTGSFPVFSPSGDQIAYVEMPGVYVMNRDGSNRRKVSDSMAFSTAWDRVRPGVIYTAVGETFASESTQVDIISIDVDRNIVKKLTHDGKNNAFPSQSPDGKRIVFRSGRTGHKNLYIMDSVGGEKSGLRRLTEGPWTDTMCNWSPNGEWIAFASDRHDPGSGSFEIYLIHPNGTGLRKLIQSGSGGRTNHPYFSPDGKSIVFTSDYAGISAEPISNPHAYQPYGEIFTVRLDGSGLTRLTHNSYEDGTPAWSPKYIKPVNVERPKGGPYCSFDDLHWLDNIPNYIVGTGLHAQCGM is encoded by the coding sequence ATGATTGCACAACACTTCTGCATAGTGTTGCTGTTGTTGCTAGCCTTTCCATTACTATGGGCCACTGAAGATTATTCTTCTTCCACCACCACCAGCGACAGCATCATCTTCACCACACTTGGCAGAGCTTTCTACGCTTTCGATATCTATTCTCTCCCAATTCACAACCCTCACAATGAATTACAACTCACTGACGGCCACTCCGTCAATTTTAACGGCCACTTCATTTCCAATCACGCATCCATCAAACTCCCCACAGACCAAAACCCACCTCCTCTGCAACTCGTTTACGTCACAGAGAGAAACGGTTTTCCAACCATATACTACGACGCCGTTTACACAGAATCAGAAAAAGATATCACTAACAGAATTCAACTTCCTCTGTTACAAACAGAGTCTGAGTCTCAAGTTTCGatcaaagataaaccaactttaACTACCGATGGTGAATATTTAATCTACGTGTCAACACACGAGAATCCTCGCGTGCCACGTGTAAGCTGGACGGCCGTTTATTCAACTCATCTGAAAACAGGTAAAACTAAAAGACTCACTCCTTACGGCGTCGCTGATTTCAGCCCCGCCGTATCTCCGTCTGGAAAATGGACTGCTGTCGCTTCCTACGGCGGACAAGGTTGGTCCGGCGAAGTAGAGGATCTCACTACAGATATCTATGTTTTCCTTACTAAAGACGGAACTCAACGATACAAGGTGGTTGAGCACGGTGGCTGGCCATCTTGGATCGACGATCGGACTATTTACTTTCACCGGAGAGGTAATGATGGTTGGTGGAGTATTTACAGAGTGATTCTTAGCGCTGATTCTATTTCTTCTGACTCGGTTATCATCGAACGAGTCACACCACCGGGTTTACATGCTTTCACACCCGCAACCTCGCCAGGAAATAATAAATTCATCGCCGTTGCGACGAGAAGAGCTGATTCTAGTTTCCGTCACATTGAATTGTTTGATCTGGTTAACAACGAGTTCAAGGAGTTAACTCGTTTGGTCTCGCCTAACGTTCATCATCTCAACCCGTTTATATCACCCGATTCAACTCGGGTCGGGTATCATAAGTGTAGGGGAAAGGAAAGTAGTAATAGTAGTCCCCAGTTCTTGCTAGAGAATGTTCAGAGCCCCGTTCCAAATTTAACTCTCTTCCAGTTCACCGGTTCGTTTCCGGTTTTTTCACCATCCGGAGACCAAATTGCTTATGTTGAGATGCCTGGGGTTTATGTTATGAACCGGGACGGTTCAAACCGGCGTAAGGTTTCTGATTCAATGGCATTCTCGACTGCCTGGGACCGGGTTCGACCCGGTGTAATCTACACTGCAGTTGGAGAAACATTTGCTTCGGAGAGCACGCAGGTTGATATCATATCAATTGATGTTGATCGGAACATTGTTAAAAAGTTGACTCATGACGGAAAGAACAATGCATTTCCGTCACAATCGCCTGACGGAAAACGGATTGTGTTCCGTTCAGGTCGAACGGGGCATAAGAATCTTTACATAATGGATTCAGTTGGCGGAGAGAAAAGCGGACTTAGAAGGTTAACAGAGGGTCCATGGACGGATACAATGTGCAACTGGTCCCCTAATGGAGAATGGATCGCTTTTGCATCGGATCGTCATGACCCGGGGAGTGGAAGCTTCGAGATTTACCTGATCCACCCGAATGGAACTGGCTTGAGGAAACTGATTCAAAGTGGATCGGGTGGTAGAACGAACCACCCGTATTTTAGTCCTGATGGAAAGAGCATTGTGTTTACGTCAGACTATGCTGGTATATCAGCTGAACCGATTTCAAACCCGCATGCTTACCAACCTTACGGTGAAATATTTACCGTTAGGTTGGATGGTTCAGGTTTGACAAGATTGACACATAATTCATATGAAGATGGAACTCCTGCTTGGTCTCCCAAATATATCAAGCCAGTAAATGTTGAGAGGCCTAAGGGTGGACCTTATTGTTCTTTTGATGATCTTCATTGGCTCGACAACATACCAAATTACATTGTCGGTACAGGGCTACATGCACAGTGTGGTATGTAA
- the LOC123906957 gene encoding auxilin-like protein 1, protein MDEFGVLTERFGLKPQGKSAPMASTKRSSPKTTSVSPQNGGSRSPQHSPFQFDYGVFATANNKTPTTSGDFSDGIDQIFAAGIPKSNSIQNDPIFGGFSQSVSPSSQVYVDDIFGGVNEKTVGVDDLLGKIGGLHATNGKSSMQQKSPDFDDLMAGFAGNTISNNGKASIETKNAQKPTAASHNDPFLVFETSSSTASSESFLDSLEQMSKNSSKSPSGSSSPSPLLRPPPKSGSAISNSRMSSIDELENFAMGQVQSNATRKANTNTGEIKQNSAAKTNKDKGAPATRVNQLNGADDLESFFSAGFRSNSVPKSRTATMDHMFDRQVNNNGKHEGSQSVPSGSQANAKKSSPATSFDDLSLMFGASPSSEFEEVEGETEERRRARLGRHQRTQERALKAVADMNQRDLQSKMEQEERRRIADSVDIQIKRWAAGKEGNMRALLSSLQNVLSPDYGWQPVSLTDMITSASVKKVYRKATLCLHPDKVQQKGANLEQKYTAEKVFDILKEAWTKFNAEELS, encoded by the exons ATGGACGAGTTTGGTGTATTAACCGAACGATTCGGATTGAAACCTCAAGGTAAATCCGCTCCAATGGCTTCCACTAAACGATCATCGCCAAAAACTACTTCCGTTTCTCCCCAAAACGGAGGATCCAGATCTCCCCAACATTCACCTTTCCAATTCGATTACGGCGTTTTCGCTACCGCCAATAACAAAACGCCCACGACTTCAGGGGATTTTTCCGATGGCATTGACCAGATCTTCGCTGCTGGAATTCCTAAATCCAATTCAATTCAGAACGATCCCATTTTCGGTGGCTTCAGTCAATCGGTTTCACCCTCGTCGCAGGTTTATGTAGATGATATATTCGGTGGTGTCAATGAAAAAACTGTCGGTGTTGATGATTTACTTGGTAAGATTGGGGGTTTGCATGCAACAAATGGTAAAAGTTCGATGCAGCAAAAATCGCCTGATTTTGATGACTTGATGGCTGGGTTTGCTGGTAACACCATTTCCAATAATGG GAAAGCAAGCATTGAGACGAAGAATGCCCAGAAACCAACCGCGGCATCTCACAATGATCCATTTCTAGTATTTGAAACATCTTCAAGCACAGCATCTTCAGAATCATTCCTGGACTCATTAGAGCAAATGAGTAAGAATAGTTCTAAAAGTCCAAGTGGCAGCTCCAGTCCCTCCCCATTATTGAGACCTCCACCGAAGTCAGGGAGTGCAA TTAGCAACTCGCGTATGTCATCAATAGATGAGCTTGAGAACTTTGCCATGGGGCAGGTGCAGAGTAATGCTACTAGAAAGGCAAATACCAACACTGGTGAGATTAAGCAAAACTCAGCGGCTAAGACAAACAAAGATAAAGGAGCTCCAGCTACAAGAGTGAATCAATTAAATGGTGCGGATGATCTTGAATCCTTTTTCAGCGCGGGCTTTCGATCAAACAGTGTACCAAAGTCAAGGACTGCAACTATG GATCATATGTTTGATCGCCAAGTAAACAATAATGGAAAACATGAAGGGTCACAAAGTGTGCCGTCGGGATCCCAAGCCAACGCGAAGAAATCTTCACCCGCAACATCTTTTGATGATTTGTCATTGATGTTTGGTG CTTCCCCGTCATCTGAATTCGAGGAAGTGGAAGGTGAAACTGAAGAAAGGAGAAGAGCAAGATTGGGACGTCATCAGAGAACACAAGAGAGAGCG TTGAAAGCAGTGGCTGATATGAACCAGCGTGACCTTCAATCTAAGATGGAGCAAGAAGAGAGACGT CGAATAGCCGACAGTGTTGACATTCAGATAAAGAGGTGGGCTGCAGGGAAAGAAGGCAATATGCGGGCATTGCTGTCATCATTGCAAAAT GTTCTTTCGCCAGATTATGGGTGGCAACCAGTATCTCTGACAGATATGATCACTTCAGCTTCTGTGAAAAAAGTGTATAGAAAAGCGACATTATGTCTTCACCCAGATAAAGTCCAGCAGAAAGGTGCTAATCTTGAACAGAAATATACCGCAGAGAAGGTTTTTGACATCCTTAAG GAAGCTTGGACCAAGTTCAATGCGGAAGAGCTTTCCTAA
- the LOC123911049 gene encoding protein KRTCAP2 homolog isoform X1: protein MAGSGSSMTYSFLLFIVILSLQEMYRGKLASSELYTILGGFISSLLFLVLLTFIGNFQETTGAKSGWGAVIIAEVVALIAASTVHRVCITTCFLFSAVLLYEVNKLSGSAVSTSDSRTKKQSGRA, encoded by the exons ATGGCAGGGTCTGGGAGTTCCATGACGTATTCCTTTCTTCTATTCATTGTCATCCTCTCGCTTCAAGAAATGTACCGTGGCAAACTTGCATCCTCGGAATTATACACAATACTTGGAGGGTTCATCAGCTCTCTCCTATTTCTTGTGCTCCTAACT TTCATTGGAAATTTTCAGGAGACAACCGGTGCAAAATCTGGCTGGGGTGCTG TCATAATAGCAGAAGTCGTTGCTTTGATTGCTGCAAGCACTGTCCACCGAGTATGCATCACTACATG TTTCCTGTTCTCAGCTGTATTGCTCTATGAGGTCAACAAGCTCTCTGGATCAGCAGTCTCCACAAGCGACTCCAGAACTAAAAAGCAAAGTGGGAGAGCTTAA
- the LOC123908982 gene encoding pentatricopeptide repeat-containing protein At1g77360, mitochondrial — MINISNHRQNLLLKCVSFSKTLCTNEPIHDIEELTETVSKVMMSNPAITLDTALNQTGIRVSPELVETVLKRFENAGMSAYRFFEWADKQRNYSHTVKAYHLMIESLAKIRQYQIVWDLVNSMRKKGMVNVETFCIIMRKYARAHKVDEAVYTFNVMDKYDTPQNLAAFNGLLSALCKSRNIRKAQEIFDSMKGRFEPDSKTYSILLDGWGREPNLPKAREVFGEMICAGCDPDIVTYGIMVDILCKAGRVDEAVEVVKEMDDNNCRPTTFIYSVLVHAYGVENRIEDAIDTFMEMERNGIDADVVVYNALIGAFCKANKLKNVYRVLKEMESNGIAPNSRTCNVIMSSLISQGETDKAFSVFRRMIKLCQPDADTYTMLIKMFCEKNEVEMALKIWKYMKSKRFVPSLHTFSALINGLCAKGNVMKACILLEEMIEKGIRPSRITFGKLRQLLIKEGREDVLKFLHEKINILVKEPLYD, encoded by the coding sequence ATGATTAACATTTCCAACCatagacaaaatttactactcAAATGCGTGTCTTTCTCCAAAACATTATGCACAAACGAACCTATTCATGACATTGAAGAATTAACTGAAACAGTGTCTAAGGTTATGATGTCTAATCCTGCAATCACACTTGACACTGCTCTTAATCAAACAGGGATTAGGGTTTCACCTGAATTAGTCGAAACCGTCCTCAAAAGGTTCGAAAATGCCGGTATGTCCGCATATCGGTTCTTCGAATGGGCTGATAAGCAGCGGAATTATTCACACACTGTAAAAGCATATCACTTGATGATTGAGTCTTTGGCAAAGATTAGACAGTATCAGattgtgtgggatcttgttaaTTCAATGAGGAAAAAGGGTATGGTAAATGTTGAAACTTTTTGTATTATCATGAGAAAATATGCTAGGGCTCATAAGGTAGATGAAGCTGTTTATACTTTTAATGTTATGGATAAATATGATACACCGCAGAATCTAGCTGCTTTTAATGGTTTGTTGAGTGCTTTGTGTAAGTCTAGGAATATTAGGAAGGCTCAGGAGATTTTTGATAGTATGAAGGGTCGGTTTGAGCCGGATTCAAAAACTTATAGTATATTGCTTGACGGGTGGGGAAGGGAACCGAATCTTCCCAAAGCAAGAGAGGTTTTTGGTGAGATGATTTGTGCAGGGTGTGATCCTGATATTGTTACTTATGGTATAATGGTTGATATTCTTTGTAAGGCTGGAAGGGTTGATGAAGCTGTTGAGGTTGTCAAGGAAATGGACGATAACAATTGCAGGCCCACGACGTTTATTTATAGCGTACTTGTTCATGCTTATGGAGTGGAGAATCGGATTGAGGATGCTATTGATACATTCATGGAAATGGAAAGGAATGGAATTGATGCAGATGTTGTGGTGTATAATGCCTTGATTGGTGCTTTTTGTAAGGCAAACAAATTGAAAAATGTTTATCGGGTTTTGAAAGAGATGGAAAGCAATGGTATTGCTCCCAATTCAAGGACCTGCAATGTTATCATGAGCAGTTTGATTAGTCAGGGAGAGACTGATAAAGCTTTTAGTGTCTTCCGCCGGATGATCAAGCTGTGTCAACCGGATGCTGACACCTATACAATGCTGATAAAGATGTTCTGTGAGaaaaatgaagtggagatggcTCTAAAAATATGGAAGTATATGAAGTCAAAACGGTTTGTCCCAAGCTTGCACACCTTTTCTGCTCTTATCAATGGATTGTGTGCAAAGGGTAATGTTATGAAAGCTTGTATTTTACTCGAAGAGATGATAGAGAAGGGAATTCGACCATCACGTATTACATTTGGGAAGTTAAGACAATTACTTATAAAGGAAGGGAGAGAGGATGTGCTCAAATTTCTGcatgagaaaataaatattctTGTTAAGGAACCTTTGTACGATTAA
- the LOC123911049 gene encoding protein KRTCAP2 homolog isoform X2: MAGSGSSMTYSFLLFIVILSLQEMYRGKLASSELYTILGGFISSLLFLVLLTFIGNFQETTGAKSGWGAVIIAEVVALIAASTVHRVCITTCFLFSAVLLYEVNKLSGSAVSTRDSRTKKQSGRA; this comes from the exons ATGGCAGGGTCTGGGAGTTCCATGACGTATTCCTTTCTTCTATTCATTGTCATCCTCTCGCTTCAAGAAATGTACCGTGGCAAACTTGCATCCTCGGAATTATACACAATACTTGGAGGGTTCATCAGCTCTCTCCTATTTCTTGTGCTCCTAACT TTCATTGGAAATTTTCAGGAGACAACCGGTGCAAAATCTGGCTGGGGTGCTG TCATAATAGCAGAAGTCGTTGCTTTGATTGCTGCAAGCACTGTCCACCGAGTATGCATCACTACATG TTTCCTGTTCTCAGCTGTATTGCTCTATGAG GTCAACAAGCTCTCTGGATCAGCAGTTTCAACAAGGGACTCCAGAACTAAAAAGCAAAGTGGGAGAGCTTAA
- the LOC123906958 gene encoding amino acid permease 3-like — MVERNGSKNHNQTFDVSIDQQRDSKHFDDDGRVKRTGTAWTASAHVITAVIGSGVLSLAWAIAQLGWIAGPIVMILFAWVTYYTSILLCECYRNGDPINGKRNYTYMDAVHSNLGGIQVQLCGLVQYLNLVGVAIGYTIASAISMMAIERSNCFHRSGGKDPCHMNSNIYMISFGLVQIVFSQIPDFDQLWWLSILAAVMSFTYSTIGLGLGIGKVIEHKKIDGTMTGVDDVTKPQKIWGSLQALGDIAFAYSYSMILIEIQDTVKAPPPTEAKTMKKATIISVVVTTFFYMLCGCFGYAAFGNSSPGNLLTGFGFYNPFWLLDIANAAIVIHLIGAYQVYCQPLYAFVENYTSKRFPDSDFVNKIIKVPIPGFRAYELNLFRLVWRTIFVILTTLVSMLLPFFNDIVGLLGALGFWPLTVYFPVEMYIIQKRIPKWSSKWICLQLLSVACLIISIASAVGSIAGIILDLKVYKPFKTVY; from the exons ATGGTTGAGAGGAATGGTAGCAAGAATCATAACCAAACATTTGATGTCTCAATTGATCAACAAAGAGATTCTAAGCATTTCGACGATGATGGTCGTGTCAAAAGAAccg GAACTGCATGGACGGCAAGTGCACATGTAATAACAGCTGTGATTGGTTCTGGAGTGTTGTCTCTTGCTTGGGCTATTGCTCAACTTGGATGGATTGCTGGTCCTATTGTCATGATTCTCTTTGCCTGGGTTACTTACTACACCTCCATTCTTCTTTGTGAATGTTATCGTAACGGCGACCCTATCAATGGCAAGAGAAACTATACTTATATGGATGCTGTTCATTCAAATCTTG GTGGTATTCAAGTTCAATTATGTGGGCTAGTTCAGTATCTCAATCTTGTTGGAGTTGCAATTGGATACACTATAGCATCTGCCATAAGCATGAT GGCAATTGAAAGGTCAAATTGTTTCCACAGGAGTGGAGGAAAAGATCCATGTCACATGAACAGCAATATTTATATGATTTCATTTGGTTTAGTGCAAATTGTATTCTCTCAAATTCCAGATTTTGATCAACTATGGTGGCTATCTATTTTAGCTGCTGTTATGTCCTTTACATACTCCACAATTGGTCTAGGCCTTGGTATTGGAAAAGTTATAG aaCACAAAAAGATTGATGGAACCATGACTGGGGTAGATGATGTGACAAAACCTCAAAAAATTTGGGGGAGTTTGCAAGCTCTTGGTGACATAGCCTTTGCTTACTCTTACTCCATGATCCTTATAGAAATTCag GATACGGTAAAAGCACCACCTCCAACCGAGGCGAAAACAATGAAGAAGGCTACAATAATAAGTGTTGTAGTGACAACATTTTTCTACATGCTTTGCGGCTGTTTTGGATATGCCGCGTTTGGAAATTCAAGTCCGGGAAACCTTTTAACCGGTTTTGGATTCTATAACCCATTTTGGCTACTTGACATAGCCAATGCTGCCATAGTTATTCACCTTATTGGTGCATACCAAGTTTACTGCCAACCCCTTTATGCTTTCGTCGAAAATTACACGTCAAAAAGATTCCCAGACAGTGATTTTGTgaataaaatcataaaagttCCAATCCCTGGTTTCCGAGCATACGAACTCAACCTATTCAGATTGGTTTGGAGGACGATTTTTGTGATATTAACAACTTTAGTATCGATGCTCCTTCCATTCTTCAATGATATTGTTGGACTTCTTGGTGCGCTCGGATTTTGGCCTCTTACCGTTTATTTTCCAGTGGAGATGTACATAATTCAAAAGAGAATACCGAAGTGGAGCTCGAAATGGATTTGTCTTCAATTGCTTAGTGTTGCTTGTCTTATAATCTCTATAGCTTCTGCAGTTGGTTCTATTGCTGGGATTATTCTTGATCTTAAAGTTTATAAGCCATTCAAAACTGTCTATTGA